In Littorina saxatilis isolate snail1 unplaced genomic scaffold, US_GU_Lsax_2.0 scaffold_2920, whole genome shotgun sequence, one genomic interval encodes:
- the LOC138957172 gene encoding integrin-linked kinase-associated serine/threonine phosphatase 2C-like — MLQETTWLLTGCAVCDRYIMIACDGLWKSFTMDESIKFVNSVLQDKSIHATDRRSAEEVRFDTACSRLANTAVLRLSGDNVTVLIISIKPGK, encoded by the exons ATGCTGCAAGAAACTACATGGTTACTGACTGGGTGTGCTGTTTGCGACAGGTACATCATGATAGCGTGCGATGGACTGTGGAAGAGTTTCACCATGGATGAGAGCATCAAGTTCGTCAACAGTGTTCTACAG GACAAATCCATACACGCAACAGACAGACGGTCGGCAGAAGAGGTTCGGTTCGACACAGCGTGTAGTCGACTCGCCAACACAGCTGTTTTGCGACTCAGCGGAGACAACGTTACTGTGCTCATAATCTCCATCAAGCCTGGAAAGTGA